The following are encoded in a window of Longibacter salinarum genomic DNA:
- a CDS encoding glycoside hydrolase family 10 protein gives MFPRSASWVAVVALLVLTAAACDSGGDGPSDPDTQVALSFAPDASYVVGNDVGVTATVTTVDGDPVEGDTVAFSGDGSFQPSTGTTDADGEVVATWTLATDKTGADAQFVRVETAKGKSDEQSVSVNPGAVGSITATVTDTVIAVDSTTTLSVVDAADEFGNSISDLSRYTFSWTSVTPDSAAIEGDSVGTEVTVRGLGDGMAHFSVSSGAAPDASVSDIQKAEKAAATEVDVDVRRHELRGVWLTNVDSNVLDSRANIREAMEYLEANNFNVVFPVVWNKAATMYPSTVMDTLLNRPIDPAYAGRDPLQEIIDEAKPRGIAVIPWFEFGFSSSYSQNGGPIIDKYPSWAAKDVNGDLLVKNGFDWMNPYRPEVQNLLMSLIMEVVNNYDIDGIQGDDRLPANPVEGGYSEYTKELYRSEHNGQNPPTNEQNPDWKKWRADKLTAFGERVYNNVKGVDSDLIVSWSPSPYSFGYDEYLQDYPEWVDRGITDIAHPQLYRRDVPSYKSLLSQQLSITDRSKLLGFYPGILLKVGGYVAEPDDMVAVVKENRANDVYGEVFFFYEGLRAYNGDVTQALVDRTVYRDPAPLPFRRASTK, from the coding sequence GTGTTTCCTCGTTCTGCTTCCTGGGTGGCTGTTGTCGCTCTCCTCGTTCTGACGGCGGCCGCCTGCGACTCCGGCGGAGACGGGCCGTCAGATCCTGACACGCAAGTTGCCCTCTCCTTTGCCCCTGACGCCTCGTACGTCGTAGGAAATGACGTCGGGGTGACGGCGACGGTAACGACCGTCGACGGCGATCCGGTCGAAGGCGACACCGTTGCGTTTTCGGGTGATGGCAGCTTCCAGCCATCTACGGGCACCACGGACGCGGACGGCGAGGTGGTGGCGACGTGGACGCTAGCGACCGACAAGACCGGCGCGGATGCACAGTTCGTCCGTGTCGAAACGGCGAAGGGGAAGTCGGACGAGCAGAGCGTGTCAGTCAATCCTGGTGCCGTGGGGAGTATTACGGCGACAGTGACCGATACCGTGATCGCCGTCGACAGCACCACCACGCTCTCCGTTGTCGATGCGGCCGACGAGTTTGGCAATTCCATCAGCGACCTCTCACGCTACACGTTCAGCTGGACGAGCGTTACACCGGATAGCGCCGCAATCGAAGGCGACAGCGTTGGGACGGAGGTGACGGTTCGCGGACTGGGCGACGGGATGGCGCACTTTTCCGTTTCCTCCGGTGCTGCGCCGGACGCGAGCGTCTCTGACATTCAAAAGGCAGAGAAGGCGGCTGCCACCGAGGTGGACGTCGATGTGCGCCGCCATGAGCTCCGGGGCGTTTGGCTGACGAACGTGGACTCGAACGTGCTCGACAGCCGGGCCAATATCCGTGAGGCGATGGAGTACCTGGAGGCAAACAACTTCAACGTCGTCTTCCCCGTGGTCTGGAATAAGGCCGCGACCATGTACCCGAGCACAGTCATGGACACGCTGCTCAACCGGCCCATCGATCCTGCCTACGCCGGACGCGATCCGCTACAGGAGATCATTGATGAGGCGAAGCCGCGTGGGATTGCGGTGATTCCGTGGTTCGAGTTCGGCTTCTCGTCTTCGTACAGTCAAAATGGAGGCCCGATTATCGACAAATATCCCAGCTGGGCCGCGAAAGACGTGAATGGCGACCTGCTGGTCAAGAATGGTTTTGACTGGATGAATCCCTACCGGCCGGAGGTGCAGAATCTATTGATGTCCCTCATCATGGAAGTCGTGAACAACTACGACATTGACGGCATCCAGGGGGACGATCGGCTTCCGGCAAATCCGGTCGAAGGCGGGTACTCCGAATACACGAAGGAGCTTTACCGTTCGGAACATAACGGCCAGAATCCGCCAACGAACGAACAGAATCCGGACTGGAAGAAGTGGCGCGCTGATAAGCTTACCGCCTTTGGAGAGCGCGTCTACAACAATGTGAAGGGCGTTGACTCAGACCTCATCGTCTCATGGTCCCCGAGCCCCTACTCGTTCGGATACGATGAGTACCTGCAGGACTATCCCGAATGGGTCGACCGTGGCATCACAGACATCGCGCATCCGCAGCTGTACCGCCGCGATGTGCCGTCGTATAAGTCGCTATTGAGCCAGCAGCTCAGCATCACGGATCGAAGCAAGCTCCTCGGCTTCTACCCGGGCATTCTCTTGAAAGTCGGCGGGTACGTTGCCGAGCCGGATGACATGGTGGCTGTGGTGAAAGAGAACCGGGCAAATGATGTGTACGGCGAGGTGTTCTTCTTCTACGAAGGCCTCCGTGCGTACAACGGCGACGTGACCCAGGCACTGGTCGATCGGACCGTCTATCGTGATCCGGCGCCGCTTCCGTTCCGTCGCGCCAGCACGAAGTGA
- a CDS encoding sodium:solute symporter family transporter codes for MLFIDYAIVVVYLIALIGIGLYLQRRAGSSIGHFFLGDNKIPWWALGASGMASNLDVSGTMIIAALIYALGVQGFYIEIRGGVVLLLAFFMITMGKWNRRAKVMTLAEWMEYRFGSGFQGQTARVLAAVANLAFAIATVTYFAQGAGIFLGEILGIPADAAAIGMIALASIYTIASGLYGVVYTDVFQGFFVFGAIAYVIYLVVTGYPIPQEFAVSVPMGDGSFREIMTTREAWTDVIPDWKKDLPGTYGQYSLFGIGILFYLMRSCIDGMSGTGGYVIQRFYAAKNEREAGLLSMFWILLLSLRWPFVISIAIMGISYGASNQVIANPEEVLPIVILEMIPTGLKGLLVAGLIAAAMSTFDSVVNAGAAYWVRDIYQRFLKPEATEKRLVWHSRAATAVIVVVGMLSTYAFESLNDVWGWLTMGLGTGLIVPQMIRWYWWRFNGYGYAGGTVIGMSLAILQQIFLPELSELWIFVGIGSITFIACIVIALMTPPTDEEVLDEFYRETKPFGFWNTVRDKIDALEIKEVKKENRRDIAGLFLAVPWQLVLFLTTMMFVTREWDAFLTLLGVLIVLSVALYLVWYRHLPGAVDLALASDGPEEEAAG; via the coding sequence ATGCTTTTTATCGACTATGCCATTGTGGTGGTGTACCTGATCGCCCTCATCGGGATCGGGCTCTATCTGCAGCGGCGCGCTGGGTCGAGCATCGGGCACTTCTTCCTCGGCGACAACAAGATTCCCTGGTGGGCACTCGGCGCGTCGGGAATGGCGTCGAACCTCGACGTGTCGGGGACGATGATCATCGCGGCCTTGATATACGCGCTCGGGGTGCAGGGCTTCTACATCGAGATTCGCGGTGGCGTCGTTCTGCTGCTGGCCTTCTTCATGATCACGATGGGGAAGTGGAACCGGCGGGCGAAGGTCATGACGCTGGCGGAGTGGATGGAGTACCGGTTTGGCTCTGGATTCCAGGGGCAGACGGCTCGCGTCCTCGCGGCCGTAGCGAATCTCGCCTTCGCGATCGCGACGGTGACCTACTTTGCGCAGGGCGCAGGTATTTTCCTCGGTGAAATCCTGGGGATCCCGGCAGACGCAGCGGCGATAGGCATGATCGCCCTTGCCTCGATTTACACCATTGCGAGTGGTCTGTACGGCGTCGTCTACACGGACGTCTTCCAGGGCTTCTTCGTATTTGGAGCGATCGCCTACGTGATCTATCTCGTGGTTACCGGCTACCCGATCCCGCAGGAATTTGCCGTGTCGGTCCCGATGGGGGATGGCTCCTTTCGGGAGATTATGACCACCCGGGAGGCGTGGACGGACGTTATACCCGATTGGAAGAAGGACTTGCCGGGGACGTACGGACAATACAGCCTCTTCGGCATCGGCATCCTGTTCTATTTGATGCGCTCGTGCATCGATGGTATGAGCGGGACCGGGGGATACGTGATCCAGCGGTTCTATGCGGCGAAAAATGAGAGGGAGGCCGGGCTCCTCAGCATGTTCTGGATCCTCCTGCTATCGCTCCGGTGGCCCTTCGTCATCAGCATTGCCATCATGGGGATCTCCTACGGCGCGTCGAACCAGGTCATCGCGAACCCGGAGGAAGTTCTCCCGATCGTGATTCTCGAAATGATTCCGACCGGATTGAAAGGGCTGCTCGTGGCGGGGCTTATCGCGGCCGCCATGTCGACCTTCGACTCGGTCGTGAACGCCGGGGCTGCCTACTGGGTGCGCGATATCTACCAGCGGTTCCTGAAGCCAGAGGCGACGGAGAAACGTCTGGTCTGGCATTCTCGCGCGGCCACCGCGGTTATCGTTGTCGTCGGGATGCTATCGACCTACGCGTTTGAGAGTCTGAACGACGTGTGGGGATGGCTCACGATGGGTCTCGGCACTGGGTTGATCGTACCCCAGATGATCCGGTGGTACTGGTGGCGATTCAACGGGTACGGCTACGCCGGCGGAACCGTTATCGGCATGTCGCTCGCCATACTCCAGCAGATATTCCTTCCCGAACTATCCGAACTCTGGATCTTCGTTGGTATCGGGTCGATCACATTTATCGCCTGCATCGTGATCGCACTGATGACCCCACCGACGGACGAAGAGGTGCTTGACGAGTTCTACCGTGAAACGAAGCCGTTCGGTTTCTGGAACACCGTACGGGACAAGATCGATGCGCTGGAGATCAAGGAGGTGAAGAAGGAAAACCGCCGCGACATCGCCGGACTGTTCCTCGCTGTGCCGTGGCAACTCGTTCTGTTTCTCACGACGATGATGTTCGTGACGCGGGAGTGGGATGCGTTCCTCACACTCCTGGGTGTGCTCATTGTCCTGAGTGTTGCGCTTTACCTCGTATGGTACCGGCACCTGCCGGGTGCCGTCGACCTCGCGCTTGCCTCCGATGGCCCGGAGGAAGAGGCAGCAGGGTAG
- a CDS encoding T9SS type A sorting domain-containing protein has product MKRTVTSILTLLVVAAWCAAPAFSQTSFDRDWEFSANVNSGSIPAYLTDARAIAYGMVDDGSGTMVGRLLVSHGGDNVEIVDPADGQSLGTLSTNGIQGTSTRNIQDVEVTGDNIIIGCNSVNNTFAPGDVTDFRCYRWDDLGADPVQVLSFPAPDANNDGESDYIGRLVDVKGNANDNTLTILTAASAFQDSGVNDVYRFTTTDNAQSFSSETVDRPDGEPFDNLNGVAAIGTGDAPFIYNAGGAPPTRYAADGTSPEAVPSGAGIVSSFTNSVEYFETSSGSFFATFNYEMGGNGSKATVVDVTSGFSAALPYDSTPSMGGGPPNGAGDIDVRNNGDGTVTVFVVSADTGIGSFTTNTDPLPVELASFEADRDGNNVALRWETLSETGNSGFDIERSIDGRAFTKVGFEPGQGTTTEATSYRFVDNSIPYGVSDVTYRLRQIDVDGDETLTDARSITFTPSSVSLVGSVPNPVASGQAEIRFELPKAMNVRLSVYDLLGREVAVLVDGEQMAKQHRVSFDASTLASGTYLIRLETDRGATTSKMTIAR; this is encoded by the coding sequence ATGAAACGGACTGTTACCTCAATCCTAACGCTTCTCGTCGTCGCGGCGTGGTGTGCCGCACCGGCGTTTTCGCAAACCTCATTCGACCGTGATTGGGAGTTCTCCGCGAACGTCAACTCAGGGTCGATACCAGCCTATCTAACGGATGCACGTGCTATCGCCTACGGGATGGTCGATGATGGATCCGGTACCATGGTTGGGCGATTGCTCGTGAGCCACGGTGGCGACAACGTGGAGATTGTCGACCCAGCCGACGGGCAGAGCCTCGGCACGCTGAGTACGAACGGTATACAGGGCACCTCGACACGGAATATTCAGGATGTTGAGGTGACGGGAGACAACATCATTATCGGATGCAACTCTGTAAACAACACATTCGCTCCAGGAGACGTCACAGACTTTCGGTGTTATCGATGGGATGATCTCGGGGCAGACCCGGTTCAGGTTTTAAGCTTCCCGGCTCCAGATGCAAATAATGATGGGGAGTCTGATTACATCGGACGCCTCGTCGACGTGAAGGGGAACGCCAACGACAATACGCTCACGATTCTGACGGCAGCTTCTGCGTTTCAGGACAGTGGCGTGAACGACGTCTACCGGTTTACAACGACTGATAATGCACAGAGCTTTTCTTCTGAGACAGTTGATCGTCCAGATGGCGAGCCCTTTGACAATCTAAACGGAGTTGCCGCAATAGGCACGGGCGATGCCCCCTTCATTTACAATGCAGGAGGGGCTCCTCCGACTCGGTACGCAGCTGATGGGACGTCTCCTGAGGCCGTGCCAAGCGGTGCAGGCATCGTTTCTTCATTTACGAATTCGGTGGAGTACTTTGAGACGAGCTCCGGTTCGTTCTTCGCAACGTTCAATTACGAGATGGGCGGAAACGGATCGAAGGCGACAGTTGTCGACGTCACAAGTGGATTCAGCGCTGCCTTGCCGTACGACTCGACGCCGTCAATGGGGGGCGGTCCGCCGAATGGTGCGGGCGACATCGATGTCCGAAACAATGGAGATGGTACGGTTACCGTATTCGTAGTTTCTGCCGACACGGGAATTGGTTCATTCACGACCAATACCGATCCTCTCCCGGTTGAACTCGCGAGCTTCGAGGCTGACCGAGATGGAAACAACGTCGCCCTCCGCTGGGAAACGCTGTCGGAAACGGGCAACTCGGGCTTCGACATCGAGCGCTCGATCGACGGACGTGCCTTCACGAAGGTTGGCTTCGAGCCGGGACAGGGCACGACGACGGAAGCTACGTCGTACCGATTCGTCGACAACAGCATTCCGTACGGCGTTTCCGACGTCACGTACCGTCTGCGCCAGATCGATGTGGATGGCGATGAGACGCTGACGGATGCGCGGTCCATCACGTTCACGCCCTCCTCGGTGTCGCTCGTCGGCTCTGTGCCGAACCCGGTCGCATCCGGTCAGGCAGAGATTCGCTTCGAGCTGCCGAAGGCGATGAACGTTCGCCTGTCCGTCTACGACCTCCTCGGCCGCGAGGTGGCTGTGCTGGTTGATGGAGAGCAGATGGCGAAGCAGCATCGCGTGAGTTTCGATGCGTCGACGCTCGCCAGTGGTACGTACTTGATCCGTCTGGAGACAGACCGGGGTGCCACCACGAGCAAGATGACCATCGCCCGATAA